The following are encoded together in the Robertmurraya sp. FSL R5-0851 genome:
- a CDS encoding DHH family phosphoesterase has protein sequence MKDQIIETIKQYDTIIIHRHVRPDPDAYGSQGGLAEILKASFPDKTIYTVGQEERSLQYLRRLDEISDDTYNGSLVIVTDTANQERICDQRYLSGDKLIKIDHHPNEDPYGDLVWVDTTSSSTSEMIYELYLYGQEKGLQMSDQAARLLYAGIVGDTGRFLYPSTNDRTFQYAGELIQYNFSRTEVYDGMYELPMNVVKLNGYVLQNFEMNENGVASMILPKELLATYDVRAADASLLVSALGSVQGIKAWAFFIEESDQIRVRLRSKGPVINGVAKKYKGGGHPLAAGASIYSWDEVPHVMKDIEEVCK, from the coding sequence ATGAAAGATCAAATAATTGAAACGATTAAACAGTACGATACCATTATTATTCATCGACATGTTCGCCCAGATCCGGATGCGTATGGGTCACAAGGAGGACTGGCAGAAATCTTAAAGGCTTCTTTCCCAGACAAAACGATTTACACAGTTGGACAAGAAGAGCGGTCTTTACAATATTTGAGACGGCTTGATGAAATAAGTGATGATACATATAATGGGTCTCTAGTTATCGTGACAGATACGGCAAATCAAGAGCGTATTTGTGACCAAAGATACCTCTCTGGGGACAAGTTGATCAAAATAGACCATCATCCAAACGAGGATCCATATGGTGATCTTGTCTGGGTTGATACGACTTCTAGCTCAACAAGTGAAATGATTTATGAACTCTACTTATATGGTCAAGAAAAGGGCTTACAAATGTCAGATCAAGCGGCTAGATTATTGTATGCAGGAATTGTTGGAGATACGGGGAGATTTCTTTACCCTAGTACAAATGATCGAACATTCCAATATGCTGGAGAGTTAATACAATATAATTTCTCTCGTACAGAAGTTTATGACGGAATGTACGAACTACCAATGAATGTGGTTAAGTTAAATGGCTATGTTCTTCAAAATTTTGAAATGAACGAAAATGGCGTTGCATCTATGATCCTTCCAAAGGAACTGCTTGCTACATATGATGTAAGGGCAGCAGATGCCTCCCTGCTTGTGAGTGCTCTTGGAAGTGTACAAGGAATCAAAGCATGGGCTTTCTTTATTGAGGAAAGTGATCAAATTCGTGTTCGCCTTCGTTCAAAAGGTCCGGTTATTAATGGAGTGGCTAAAAAATATAAAGGTGGCGGTCATCCTCTTGCAGCTGGAGCCTCCATCTATTCATGGGATGAAGTTCCACATGTCATGAAAGATATTGAAGAAGTTTGTAAGTAA
- a CDS encoding YtpI family protein: MPIFVIIIVVSIMFYLFYKIQFFRSNRPAEKKWISAKSNIALGLFIASFGMNRIMISQSTVVYIIGAIFIALGAYNILGGIKAYKYFLPLAAKEATELKKHM; this comes from the coding sequence ATGCCTATATTTGTCATTATTATTGTCGTATCTATTATGTTTTATCTTTTTTATAAAATCCAATTTTTTCGTTCCAACCGACCAGCAGAAAAGAAATGGATTTCTGCTAAAAGCAATATTGCTCTAGGATTATTTATTGCATCCTTTGGAATGAATCGTATCATGATTTCTCAATCAACTGTAGTGTATATCATAGGTGCTATTTTTATCGCCCTTGGAGCATACAATATTTTGGGTGGAATAAAAGCTTATAAGTATTTCCTTCCTCTAGCAGCAAAGGAAGCAACTGAATTAAAAAAGCATATGTAA
- a CDS encoding CBS domain-containing protein, translated as MATKHEQILQYIDELPIGEKISVRQIAKALNVSEGTAYRAIKDAENKGYVSTIERVGTIRIERKKKENIEKLTFAEVVNIVDGQVLGGRAGLHKTLNKFVIGAMKLEQMMRYTGAGNLLIVGNRTKAHEYALNAGAAVLITGGFDTEDEVKKLADDLQLPIISTSYDTFTVAAMINRAIYDQLIKKEIVLVEDILTSINETIYVKTTDTIEVWHEKNRETKHSRFPVVDHQMKVQGMVTSKDVMGIADTTSIEKIMTKNPMTVTGKTSVASCAHSMVWEGIEVLPVVDDNNRLEGIISRQDVLKALQMIQRQPQVGETIDDIVTNQLVVTKGKTKNEDVLRCEVSPQMTNSIGTISYGVFTTIVTEAANGVLRGYKKGDLVVENMTIYFLKPVQMDSVLEIYPKVLEVGRKFGKVDVEVYNENVLVGKAMMMCQLIDRH; from the coding sequence TTGGCTACAAAACATGAACAAATTCTACAATATATTGATGAACTACCAATTGGTGAAAAAATATCAGTAAGGCAAATTGCCAAGGCGCTTAATGTTAGTGAAGGTACTGCGTATCGAGCCATAAAGGATGCAGAAAATAAAGGATATGTGAGCACGATTGAACGTGTTGGTACGATTCGAATTGAAAGAAAGAAAAAGGAGAATATTGAAAAGCTAACATTTGCTGAAGTAGTAAATATTGTTGATGGACAAGTTCTCGGTGGACGTGCGGGTTTACATAAAACATTAAATAAGTTTGTCATTGGTGCGATGAAGCTTGAACAAATGATGAGGTACACTGGAGCAGGTAATCTACTCATTGTCGGGAACCGGACAAAAGCGCATGAGTATGCATTGAATGCTGGAGCAGCCGTGCTCATCACTGGTGGATTTGATACGGAAGATGAAGTGAAAAAGTTGGCAGATGACCTTCAGTTGCCCATTATTTCAACTAGCTATGATACCTTCACGGTTGCTGCGATGATTAACCGTGCCATTTACGATCAGTTAATAAAGAAAGAAATTGTACTTGTTGAAGATATTCTAACATCTATTAACGAGACAATCTATGTAAAAACAACGGATACAATAGAAGTTTGGCATGAAAAAAATCGTGAAACAAAGCATAGTCGTTTTCCAGTAGTCGACCACCAGATGAAGGTGCAAGGGATGGTTACTTCAAAGGACGTTATGGGAATTGCAGATACGACGAGTATTGAAAAAATCATGACAAAAAATCCAATGACTGTTACTGGGAAAACGAGTGTTGCCTCCTGTGCCCACTCGATGGTATGGGAAGGGATTGAGGTCCTTCCTGTTGTTGACGACAATAATCGCTTAGAGGGAATCATAAGCAGACAGGATGTACTAAAAGCTCTACAGATGATCCAACGGCAGCCTCAAGTCGGAGAAACGATTGATGACATCGTTACAAATCAGCTTGTAGTAACGAAAGGGAAAACAAAGAACGAGGACGTTCTCCGCTGTGAAGTAAGCCCTCAAATGACTAACTCGATTGGGACGATTTCTTATGGTGTTTTCACTACCATTGTGACAGAAGCAGCCAATGGTGTTCTAAGAGGATATAAAAAAGGTGATCTAGTCGTTGAAAATATGACCATTTATTTTCTAAAACCCGTTCAAATGGATAGTGTATTAGAAATTTATCCGAAAGTGCTAGAGGTTGGTCGAAAATTTGGGAAGGTCGATGTGGAAGTATATAACGAAAATGTTTTAGTTGGTAAAGCGATGATGATGTGTCAGCTGATTGACAGACATTAG